The following are from one region of the Jatrophihabitans telluris genome:
- a CDS encoding diguanylate cyclase domain-containing protein: MSSSAPKPAPRLAVGRWPMVIALVATAVLVTCQALSMTASWASARSERQASAHASVLRAAAVLLVEVQMAESGQRGYLLTGRANYLSSYVGATGAIPRSLANLQSLAGAREASLLTAISTEVATKTAELQRTVALRQSGRVGDALAVVNTGQGQQSMVRLTSDLQALEARAQARFATADRLARDTRAAAVAAAAVGTSVALLFLGVLCWLIVQRRRLALAKAESETDRRRLLDELSELATHDPLTSLPNRRLLLDRLQHALDQREHSCLAVMFIDLDNFKQVNDALGHAAGDATLVEVSEKMRAALRPGDTLGRVGGDEFVAICEGLHSRAEGEQLALRLQRTASAQPAAELLPVTASVGLALVDSTDGVIAGPKSTGTSGDSVLGAADAALYRAKAAGRNRVAMHGEAMVLFAGIDDEGPRSQQEFSSPR; encoded by the coding sequence TTGTCCAGCAGCGCGCCCAAGCCTGCCCCTCGCTTGGCCGTCGGCCGCTGGCCGATGGTGATCGCCCTGGTCGCTACCGCGGTCCTGGTCACCTGCCAGGCGTTGTCGATGACCGCGTCGTGGGCCAGCGCCCGGTCCGAACGGCAGGCTTCGGCGCACGCCTCGGTGCTGCGCGCGGCGGCCGTCCTGCTGGTCGAGGTCCAGATGGCTGAGAGCGGCCAGCGCGGTTACCTGCTGACCGGGCGCGCGAACTACCTCAGCTCCTACGTCGGCGCCACCGGCGCCATCCCGCGCTCGCTGGCGAACCTGCAGAGTTTGGCGGGCGCCCGCGAGGCGTCGTTGCTCACCGCGATCTCCACCGAGGTCGCGACCAAGACCGCCGAACTGCAACGCACAGTCGCGTTGCGTCAGTCCGGCCGAGTCGGCGATGCCCTGGCGGTGGTCAATACCGGGCAGGGTCAACAGTCCATGGTCCGGCTGACCTCGGACCTGCAGGCTCTGGAAGCCCGCGCCCAGGCACGGTTCGCCACCGCGGACCGTCTCGCCCGCGACACCCGGGCCGCCGCCGTAGCGGCAGCGGCGGTCGGGACCTCGGTCGCGTTGCTCTTCCTGGGAGTGTTGTGCTGGCTCATCGTGCAGCGCCGGCGGCTCGCGCTGGCCAAGGCCGAGTCGGAGACCGACCGGCGCCGATTGCTGGACGAGCTCTCCGAGCTGGCCACCCATGACCCGCTGACCTCTCTTCCCAACCGCCGGTTGCTGCTCGACCGGTTGCAGCACGCGCTCGATCAGCGCGAGCACTCCTGTCTGGCGGTCATGTTCATCGATCTCGACAACTTCAAGCAGGTCAACGACGCACTCGGGCACGCCGCCGGAGACGCGACTCTCGTCGAGGTCAGTGAGAAGATGCGCGCCGCCCTACGTCCTGGCGACACGCTCGGACGGGTCGGCGGGGACGAGTTCGTCGCGATCTGCGAAGGGCTGCACTCGCGCGCCGAGGGTGAGCAACTCGCGCTCCGGCTCCAGCGCACCGCCTCGGCCCAGCCGGCCGCGGAGCTGCTGCCGGTCACCGCCAGCGTGGGTCTCGCCCTGGTCGACTCCACCGACGGGGTGATCGCCGGGCCCAAGTCGACCGGCACCAGCGGCGACAGTGTGCTCGGTGCCGCCGACGCGGCTCTGTACCGCGCGAAGGCCGCCGGCCGCAATCGGGTCGCGATGCACGGCGAGGCCATGGTGCTCTTCGCGGGCATCGATGACGAAGGGCCGCGCAGCCAGCAGGAGTTCAGTTCACCTCGCTGA
- a CDS encoding S8 family serine peptidase — translation MATQAEFLSTTRWGKKAGIVAIAASACLMSVVGSHVTAPASTSQSPVLHGVFTVAKWGDDKADKAAKDTKGKNEANLDPGSLYTIESAIGARTVWQRLDSQKRQITGQGVTVALLDSGTAAVPGLESAGKLTYGPDLSIEGNGSLTDQDTFGHGTHMAGIIAARDAATLTAKTISKLDPSVQLGVAPDAGLLSLKLATTDGSTDVSQVIAALDWVTEHQTSQNGSKVRVVNLSFGTDSVQSYQLDPLAAAAENAWRHGLVVVVSGGNDGNGFGRLTNPALDPYVIAVGASDNNHTVAGWAKPTVAAFSNGGTAARHVDLLAPGTSVASLRAPGSNVDVNHPEGLVSGDTTGRLFRGSGTSQAAAVVSGSVALLLQAYPNLTPDQVKALLTSSATPVAASALYAGAGQLNIDAALSAVAKSGSGSAWKGIGGKDARAATQAFATSTGQGSINAARGGNVLLDANGVALDGEVDVQGQPWRSTDWWNAASSLHAWSGGQWLGTTWTGPGWAPAAANGLQSARWSSARWSSARWSDADWSSARWSSARWSSARWSSARWSDHTWG, via the coding sequence ATGGCCACGCAGGCAGAATTTCTGAGCACGACACGCTGGGGCAAGAAGGCAGGAATCGTCGCGATTGCGGCCTCTGCCTGCCTCATGTCTGTCGTCGGATCGCACGTCACCGCGCCCGCCTCGACTTCGCAGTCGCCCGTCCTGCACGGGGTCTTCACCGTGGCCAAGTGGGGCGACGACAAGGCGGACAAGGCGGCCAAGGACACCAAGGGCAAGAACGAGGCCAACCTGGACCCGGGCTCGCTGTACACCATCGAGTCCGCGATCGGCGCTCGCACCGTCTGGCAACGGCTGGACTCGCAGAAGCGTCAGATCACCGGCCAGGGTGTCACCGTGGCCCTGCTCGACTCCGGAACCGCGGCGGTGCCGGGATTGGAATCCGCCGGCAAGCTGACCTACGGTCCGGACCTGTCGATCGAGGGCAACGGCAGCCTCACCGACCAGGACACCTTCGGTCACGGCACACACATGGCCGGCATCATCGCCGCCCGGGACGCCGCCACCCTGACCGCGAAGACCATCTCCAAGCTCGATCCCTCCGTCCAGCTGGGCGTAGCCCCCGACGCCGGCCTGCTGTCACTGAAGCTCGCCACGACCGACGGCAGCACCGACGTCAGCCAGGTGATCGCCGCCCTCGACTGGGTCACCGAGCACCAGACCAGCCAGAACGGCTCGAAGGTCCGCGTCGTGAACCTGTCCTTCGGTACCGATTCCGTGCAGTCCTACCAGCTCGATCCCCTGGCGGCCGCGGCGGAGAACGCGTGGCGGCACGGTCTGGTCGTCGTGGTCTCCGGCGGCAACGACGGTAACGGCTTCGGCCGGCTGACCAACCCGGCCCTGGACCCGTACGTCATCGCCGTGGGCGCCTCGGACAACAACCACACCGTCGCGGGCTGGGCCAAGCCGACGGTTGCGGCCTTCTCCAACGGGGGAACCGCCGCACGGCACGTCGATCTGCTGGCCCCCGGTACCTCCGTGGCGTCCCTGCGCGCACCGGGTTCCAACGTCGATGTCAACCACCCCGAGGGCCTCGTCTCCGGTGACACCACCGGGCGGCTGTTCCGCGGCAGTGGAACCAGCCAGGCCGCGGCCGTCGTGTCCGGTTCGGTGGCCCTGCTCCTGCAGGCCTACCCGAACCTGACCCCGGACCAGGTCAAGGCTTTGCTGACCTCGAGCGCAACTCCCGTCGCCGCGAGCGCGCTCTACGCGGGCGCCGGACAGCTCAACATCGACGCGGCCCTGAGCGCCGTGGCCAAGTCCGGCAGCGGATCGGCGTGGAAGGGCATCGGCGGCAAAGACGCGCGGGCTGCCACCCAGGCCTTCGCCACCTCGACCGGCCAGGGGTCGATCAACGCGGCCCGCGGCGGCAACGTTCTCCTCGACGCCAACGGTGTGGCCCTCGACGGCGAAGTGGACGTCCAGGGGCAACCGTGGCGGTCCACGGACTGGTGGAACGCCGCCTCCTCACTGCACGCGTGGTCGGGCGGTCAGTGGCTGGGCACGACCTGGACCGGTCCCGGCTGGGCTCCGGCCGCTGCCAACGGGCTGCAATCGGCCCGCTGGTCCTCGGCGCGCTGGTCCTCAGCCCGCTGGAGCGATGCGGACTGGTCCTCGGCTCGCTGGTCCTCAGCTCGATGGTCGTCCGCGCGCTGGTCGTCCGCGCGCTGGTCAGACCACACCTGGGGCTAG
- a CDS encoding putative bifunctional diguanylate cyclase/phosphodiesterase, protein MVVRALVVRALVRPHLGLDMRARLREVGWSDGVIGLVIVLGAAAMLCTQPLPLLASGIPLPLMGAALAGLFCFGELFLMNVEFRRQAHSFTLAGVPLVLGLFFLPPLVVVAARLAGSLAAFAYQRISVEKMLFNGAAYALELGIDALLLGQLLGHQRNLTAGVALTGLLVISVVDQLMCALVLVMIRLHAGHVGVREAFAVFAPAAVLSVVSTTFAIGATLLVERGPLGCGVVTVLSVIGVIGYRSHAATRRRHQALALVHEFVAGGVGASSLEVLADQLLSRIRTLLRAAAVEVLLPNEHARTGEADVRAEGSPSAGVRIWIGEDDQLQITPASVNLSDWVLVRALTDETPILIARNTKDSGLRRWLAERGLRDAIVVSLPSGKGLVGTLTVSDRLGETATFTKDDVTLLQTLVGHLAVAVESTRLVERLGHEATHDSLTGLNNRAYVSDRIDLVERAGRQAAVLMLDLNRFKEVNDVLGHEMGDRLLVAVGRRLRDCAPAGSVVARLGGDEFAILLTDFDEEQALGFAATVATAMAVTIQFDEAMLTPEASIGVAVTIGGRAAELLRRADTAMYEAKNKGVTIALHTPAMDQGRIERLALLADLRVALTSDQSQFVLHYQPKLDLRTGQVTGAEALVRWNHPTRGTIAPDVFIPLAESTGLIEQITPLVLDAALRECAGWDEDLTVAVNLSARNLADSSLPERVASALSRFGVPAHRLILEITESSVMGDPEQTMPVLHALRNLGTCLSLDDFGTGYSSLSYLQRLPVGEVKIDRSFVLGLFGEDDASSVALIRGITGLAATLGLRTVAEGIEDQAVLDVLLGLGCDTGQGYHLSRPLAAPAFRQWIAARNHSAYPALRLLGEARAAR, encoded by the coding sequence ATGGTCGTCCGCGCGCTGGTCGTCCGCGCGCTGGTCAGACCACACCTGGGGCTAGACATGCGTGCCCGGCTGCGTGAGGTCGGATGGAGCGACGGCGTCATCGGCCTGGTCATCGTGCTCGGCGCGGCGGCGATGCTGTGCACGCAGCCACTGCCCCTGCTGGCCTCCGGTATCCCGTTGCCGCTGATGGGCGCTGCCCTGGCCGGTCTGTTCTGCTTCGGCGAACTGTTCCTGATGAACGTCGAGTTCCGCCGGCAGGCGCACTCGTTCACTCTCGCCGGGGTGCCGCTCGTGCTCGGCCTGTTCTTCCTGCCGCCCCTCGTGGTGGTGGCCGCACGGCTGGCCGGATCGCTCGCGGCCTTCGCCTACCAGCGGATCAGCGTCGAGAAGATGCTCTTCAATGGTGCGGCGTACGCGCTCGAACTCGGGATCGACGCATTGTTGCTGGGTCAGCTGCTCGGACATCAGCGGAACCTGACCGCCGGCGTGGCCCTGACCGGGCTGCTCGTGATCTCCGTGGTCGATCAGCTGATGTGCGCGCTGGTGCTCGTCATGATCAGGCTGCATGCCGGTCACGTCGGGGTTCGCGAGGCGTTCGCGGTCTTCGCCCCGGCCGCCGTCCTGAGCGTCGTCTCGACCACGTTCGCGATCGGTGCGACATTGCTGGTCGAACGCGGGCCGCTCGGCTGCGGCGTCGTGACCGTGCTGTCGGTCATCGGAGTCATCGGCTACCGCTCGCACGCGGCCACCCGGCGTCGTCACCAGGCGCTGGCACTGGTTCACGAGTTCGTCGCCGGCGGAGTCGGGGCGAGCTCGCTGGAAGTTCTGGCCGACCAACTGCTGTCCCGGATCCGCACGTTGCTGCGGGCGGCAGCGGTCGAGGTCCTCCTGCCCAACGAGCACGCCCGCACCGGCGAGGCCGACGTCCGCGCCGAAGGGTCTCCCTCCGCGGGCGTCCGGATCTGGATCGGCGAGGACGACCAGTTACAGATCACCCCGGCCAGCGTGAACCTGTCGGACTGGGTACTGGTGCGGGCCCTCACCGACGAGACCCCGATCCTGATCGCCCGCAACACCAAGGACTCCGGCCTGCGGCGGTGGCTGGCCGAGCGCGGTCTGCGGGACGCCATCGTGGTGTCGTTGCCCTCGGGCAAGGGCCTGGTCGGCACATTGACCGTCAGCGATCGACTGGGCGAAACCGCCACGTTCACCAAGGACGACGTCACACTGCTGCAAACGCTGGTGGGCCATCTCGCCGTCGCCGTCGAGAGCACCCGGCTCGTCGAGCGACTCGGTCACGAGGCCACCCATGACTCGTTGACGGGTTTGAACAACCGGGCCTACGTCTCCGATCGCATCGATCTCGTCGAGCGCGCCGGCCGGCAGGCCGCTGTGTTGATGCTCGACCTGAACCGGTTCAAGGAGGTCAACGACGTCCTCGGACACGAGATGGGTGATCGGCTGCTGGTCGCGGTCGGACGACGCCTGCGCGACTGCGCGCCCGCCGGGTCGGTCGTCGCCCGGCTCGGTGGGGACGAGTTCGCCATTCTGCTGACCGACTTCGACGAGGAGCAGGCGCTCGGATTCGCCGCGACCGTCGCCACGGCGATGGCCGTGACCATCCAGTTCGACGAGGCCATGCTCACCCCGGAGGCCAGTATCGGCGTGGCCGTCACCATCGGCGGCCGGGCGGCCGAACTGCTGCGCCGGGCGGACACCGCGATGTACGAGGCCAAGAACAAGGGCGTCACGATCGCGCTGCACACACCGGCGATGGACCAGGGCCGGATCGAACGGCTCGCGCTGCTGGCCGACCTTCGCGTTGCGCTCACCAGCGACCAGAGCCAGTTCGTCCTGCACTACCAGCCCAAGCTCGATCTACGGACGGGGCAGGTCACCGGAGCCGAGGCGCTGGTGCGCTGGAATCACCCGACCCGGGGCACCATCGCCCCGGATGTGTTCATCCCGCTGGCCGAATCGACCGGCCTGATCGAGCAGATCACGCCGCTGGTACTGGACGCGGCCCTGCGGGAGTGCGCGGGCTGGGACGAGGACCTGACGGTCGCGGTGAATCTCTCGGCGCGCAACCTGGCCGACAGTTCGCTGCCGGAGCGGGTCGCGAGCGCCCTGAGTCGGTTCGGGGTTCCCGCTCACCGGCTGATCCTGGAGATCACCGAGAGCAGCGTGATGGGTGATCCGGAGCAGACCATGCCGGTCTTGCACGCGCTGCGGAACCTGGGCACCTGCCTGTCGCTGGACGACTTCGGAACCGGGTACTCCAGCCTGTCCTACCTGCAGCGCCTGCCCGTCGGCGAGGTCAAGATCGACCGCTCGTTCGTGCTCGGCCTGTTCGGCGAGGACGACGCCAGCAGCGTGGCGCTCATTCGCGGGATCACCGGTCTGGCGGCGACGCTGGGCCTGCGCACCGTCGCCGAAGGGATCGAGGACCAGGCGGTCCTGGACGTGCTGCTCGGGCTTGGCTGTGACACCGGCCAGGGTTATCACCTCAGTCGTCCGCTGGCCGCCCCCGCCTTCCGGCAGTGGATCGCGGCCCGAAATCACAGCGCCTACCCAGCGCTGCGGTTGCTGGGCGAGGCCCGCGCGGCACGCTGA
- a CDS encoding RNA polymerase sigma factor, which yields MDHAVATAICEQRLRIVAALIGVTGDWDLAEDALADATERALRRWPTDGVPGNPAAWLTVTARRRAVDVLRRRALETDKLVELANDPVFGEDGMAYEVSAGSGRPGPGGPGPAVSGTGADAGLHDDRLRLIFTCCHPALSLEARVALTLKVVCGLSTRAIGRLFLVPEATASQRILRAKRKIAHAGIPYRVPDAQHLPDRLDGVLAVVYLAFSAGWSAARDPAAASEAVRLARLVAELLPLEDEARSLLALLLIQHSRQEARRVDGRLVTLEHQDRSRWDRSAIAEADALLGTGGAGWAGATRATSTGGGGWAAATRATSTGGGGATRATSTGGGGATRATSTSGRVNRGPYRIQAELAAVHARAERAEDTDWAAILGLYDELHERAPSPVSGVARAVAVGMAQGLARGLAELDALAEHPALRDYHPYYAARGDLLARAGQHEAAAQALARAADLAPSEIERTQLLERRREVLRSPG from the coding sequence GTGGATCACGCCGTGGCCACGGCGATCTGCGAGCAGCGGCTTCGGATCGTGGCCGCTCTGATCGGCGTGACGGGCGACTGGGATCTGGCCGAGGACGCACTCGCCGACGCCACCGAGCGCGCGCTGCGACGTTGGCCCACCGACGGGGTGCCTGGCAACCCAGCCGCGTGGTTGACCGTCACCGCCCGCCGACGCGCCGTCGATGTGTTGCGCCGACGTGCCCTCGAGACAGACAAGCTGGTCGAACTCGCCAATGATCCCGTTTTCGGGGAGGACGGCATGGCCTACGAGGTCTCGGCAGGCAGCGGCCGACCCGGCCCCGGTGGCCCCGGACCGGCAGTCTCGGGCACCGGCGCCGACGCCGGACTCCATGATGATCGGCTTCGATTGATCTTCACGTGCTGTCATCCGGCCCTGTCGCTGGAGGCCCGCGTCGCCCTGACGCTCAAGGTGGTCTGCGGCCTGAGCACACGGGCGATCGGGCGCCTGTTTCTCGTGCCGGAGGCGACGGCGAGCCAGCGGATCCTGCGGGCAAAACGCAAGATCGCGCATGCCGGCATCCCCTATCGGGTGCCCGATGCCCAGCACCTGCCCGACCGGCTCGACGGGGTGCTGGCCGTCGTCTACCTTGCCTTCTCGGCGGGATGGTCTGCCGCCCGCGACCCCGCGGCAGCGTCGGAGGCAGTACGTCTGGCGCGCCTTGTGGCGGAGTTGCTGCCGCTGGAGGACGAGGCGCGCAGCCTACTGGCGCTGCTGCTGATCCAGCATTCACGGCAGGAGGCCCGCCGGGTCGATGGTCGCCTGGTCACGCTCGAGCACCAGGACCGAAGTCGCTGGGACCGCTCTGCGATCGCCGAAGCCGACGCCCTGCTGGGGACGGGCGGTGCGGGGTGGGCGGGTGCAACGAGGGCAACCTCAACGGGTGGTGGGGGGTGGGCGGCTGCAACAAGGGCAACCTCAACGGGTGGTGGGGGTGCAACGAGGGCAACCTCAACGGGTGGTGGGGGTGCAACGAGGGCAACCTCAACGAGTGGGCGTGTGAACCGGGGTCCCTACCGGATCCAGGCTGAGCTCGCTGCCGTGCACGCCCGAGCCGAGCGCGCCGAGGACACCGACTGGGCGGCCATCCTCGGACTGTACGACGAGCTGCACGAACGGGCCCCCTCGCCCGTGAGCGGTGTCGCCCGAGCGGTTGCCGTCGGCATGGCGCAGGGTCTGGCGCGTGGGCTGGCCGAGCTCGACGCGCTGGCCGAACACCCCGCGCTGCGGGACTATCACCCCTATTACGCCGCTCGTGGGGACCTGCTCGCGCGGGCGGGGCAGCACGAGGCGGCGGCGCAGGCGCTGGCGCGGGCCGCCGACCTGGCCCCGTCTGAGATCGAGCGGACGCAGCTGCTCGAACGCCGCCGGGAGGTACTGCGCTCGCCTGGATAG
- a CDS encoding YciI family protein, with protein sequence MRYLMFVATDPDNDADPTGEGTMPIEDWCDTYDAAGVRIMGERTRPAQDATTVRRRQGKVLVTDGPFAESREWIVGFDILECADLDEAIDVASRHPMAAQGRLELRPFWPFEDAAEEAT encoded by the coding sequence ATGCGCTATCTGATGTTCGTGGCGACCGACCCCGACAACGACGCCGACCCCACCGGTGAGGGCACCATGCCCATCGAGGACTGGTGCGACACCTACGACGCCGCCGGTGTCCGGATCATGGGCGAACGGACCCGGCCCGCGCAGGACGCGACCACCGTCCGTCGTCGCCAGGGAAAGGTGCTCGTGACGGACGGTCCGTTTGCCGAGTCCCGCGAGTGGATCGTCGGCTTCGACATCCTCGAATGCGCCGACCTGGACGAGGCGATCGACGTAGCTTCCCGGCACCCGATGGCCGCTCAGGGTCGACTGGAGCTGCGACCGTTCTGGCCGTTCGAGGACGCTGCCGAAGAAGCGACGTGA
- a CDS encoding sigma-70 family RNA polymerase sigma factor, with protein sequence MQPADAVERVAPPSDADLLAAVRAGDDEAYATLWSRHEGAARRLARQIAKASDVDDLVSESFLRVLRAIKTGGGPDAAFRPYLLSTMRRFNIDAARAFTQRVTLTGDDNDLDLFPADSAADLAAATEEHRAAWAAWASLPEASRELLWHLLVEEETPAAIAPILGTTANGVASRAVRAKERLRQAFLTQHVAATDDPQCRRTRELFGGYVRNALSARDAAAVKAHVQDCARCTAALTEISDTNQTLRALVVPFLLGGAPVAAKYLAATHATATQVAATHAVVATAALGAGPAGGATGSVGGATGSTAGAAGSAAGTGTWARVWSGRAARSVGRRAGFAHGIVAAVVGATAIVTAGAVAFAVGTVSRDPGHLTVEAVAGLGAPASGVRPGSLPGVSPASSRPAAPSIVTSPSPRIPAAPGITAAPATTAAPGIPSLSASPTVPAPPPSVSASVAPSVAPSVAPSAASSNPAAAPVPPRSAAPTASFAPPATSSGTPIVAVPPPSATPGAALPPGVQGASIDWSVVGTPAGGLTSLAFPITLDSSTLHEAGAAVVEQFTFGNAESGGTIALHPMPNLNGTQRLRAEISSLIPGTTSVEPMCGTRADGGAGLTCGIDLAADFGHQYVLAVIESAPDTWSGVVTDSVTGRTQSIGSYVLPAGTGALAGAGSGFLSYDATPAQCTQLPFVGALFGAPTSTDAGGLTGTVVPGAEYGDQCSGQSGYRADVVGDSVHVTRGWIADGNLALNRPASSSSVETPAFPAAFAVDSNGATRWSSLRTDPQWIVVDLGAVRSLTGVSIRWERAFASAYQLQVSDDDAHWSTLADRTSRGGTDTITGLNGSGRYVRVFCTARGTRFGDSIWELQIFGH encoded by the coding sequence GTGCAGCCCGCGGACGCCGTCGAACGTGTGGCCCCGCCCAGCGATGCAGACCTGCTGGCCGCCGTCCGGGCTGGTGACGACGAGGCCTACGCCACGCTCTGGTCGCGACACGAAGGAGCAGCACGCCGATTGGCGCGTCAGATCGCCAAGGCGAGCGATGTCGACGACCTCGTCAGTGAGAGTTTCTTGCGCGTTCTGCGCGCGATCAAGACCGGTGGCGGCCCCGATGCCGCGTTTCGTCCGTACCTGCTCAGCACGATGCGCCGGTTCAACATCGACGCGGCCCGGGCTTTCACCCAGCGGGTGACGCTCACCGGCGACGACAACGACCTCGACCTGTTTCCCGCTGACTCGGCTGCTGATCTGGCCGCCGCGACCGAGGAGCATCGCGCGGCGTGGGCGGCCTGGGCTTCCCTGCCCGAAGCCAGCCGGGAGCTGTTGTGGCACCTGCTGGTCGAGGAGGAGACGCCGGCCGCCATCGCGCCGATTCTGGGGACCACCGCCAACGGAGTCGCCTCGCGAGCCGTTCGGGCAAAGGAGCGGCTGCGCCAGGCATTTCTCACCCAACACGTCGCTGCCACTGATGACCCGCAATGTCGCCGTACCCGTGAACTCTTCGGTGGCTACGTCAGAAATGCATTGTCTGCACGCGATGCAGCCGCCGTGAAGGCGCACGTCCAGGATTGCGCGAGATGCACGGCCGCGCTCACCGAAATCTCCGACACCAACCAGACCTTGCGTGCGCTCGTCGTCCCGTTCCTGCTGGGCGGGGCGCCCGTCGCCGCCAAGTACCTCGCCGCTACCCACGCAACCGCCACACAGGTAGCCGCCACCCACGCAGTGGTAGCGACCGCGGCCCTCGGCGCGGGGCCGGCGGGAGGCGCGACCGGGTCGGTGGGAGGCGCGACGGGGTCGACGGCAGGCGCGGCGGGCTCGGCGGCCGGCACCGGGACGTGGGCGCGCGTCTGGAGCGGGCGCGCGGCCCGGTCCGTCGGTCGACGTGCCGGTTTCGCCCACGGGATCGTCGCTGCCGTGGTCGGCGCGACCGCGATCGTCACGGCGGGCGCCGTGGCCTTCGCGGTCGGAACCGTGTCCCGGGACCCCGGCCACCTCACGGTCGAAGCCGTCGCCGGCCTCGGGGCGCCGGCTTCGGGCGTTCGACCGGGCAGCCTCCCCGGCGTCAGCCCGGCGTCGTCCCGTCCCGCCGCACCGTCGATCGTGACGTCGCCTTCTCCCCGGATTCCGGCTGCTCCGGGGATTACGGCTGCTCCGGCGACTACGGCTGCTCCCGGGATTCCGTCGCTGTCCGCGTCGCCGACCGTGCCTGCCCCGCCGCCTTCGGTGTCCGCCTCCGTCGCGCCCTCTGTCGCGCCCTCTGTCGCGCCCTCGGCGGCGTCCTCGAACCCAGCGGCCGCGCCGGTCCCGCCACGTTCGGCCGCGCCGACCGCTTCCTTCGCGCCGCCGGCGACATCCTCAGGCACGCCCATCGTGGCCGTCCCGCCGCCCTCGGCGACGCCGGGCGCAGCGCTGCCGCCGGGTGTGCAGGGGGCGTCGATCGACTGGTCGGTCGTCGGTACGCCTGCCGGCGGCCTGACGTCCCTGGCCTTTCCCATCACGCTTGATTCCAGCACCCTGCACGAGGCCGGCGCGGCCGTGGTCGAGCAGTTCACCTTCGGCAACGCCGAGTCGGGCGGGACGATCGCGCTGCACCCGATGCCGAATCTGAACGGGACGCAACGGCTGCGGGCGGAGATCTCCAGCCTGATTCCGGGGACGACTTCGGTCGAGCCGATGTGCGGCACCCGCGCCGACGGCGGGGCCGGTCTCACCTGCGGAATCGATCTGGCCGCCGACTTCGGTCATCAGTACGTACTCGCGGTGATCGAATCCGCGCCCGACACGTGGTCGGGGGTGGTGACCGATTCGGTTACCGGGCGCACCCAGTCCATTGGCAGCTATGTCCTGCCGGCCGGGACCGGTGCGCTCGCCGGTGCCGGGAGTGGCTTCCTGTCCTACGATGCCACGCCTGCTCAGTGCACCCAGCTGCCTTTCGTCGGGGCCCTCTTCGGGGCGCCGACCTCGACCGACGCCGGTGGCTTGACCGGCACCGTGGTGCCGGGAGCGGAATACGGGGACCAGTGCTCGGGTCAGAGCGGCTACCGGGCCGATGTCGTCGGGGACTCGGTGCACGTCACCCGCGGCTGGATCGCCGACGGCAACCTTGCCCTGAACCGGCCCGCGAGCAGTTCCAGTGTGGAGACGCCCGCATTCCCCGCCGCCTTCGCCGTCGATAGCAACGGCGCCACTCGATGGTCGAGTCTGCGCACGGATCCTCAGTGGATCGTCGTCGATCTCGGCGCGGTACGTTCGCTGACCGGGGTGAGCATTCGCTGGGAGCGGGCCTTTGCGTCGGCCTACCAGCTGCAGGTCTCTGACGACGATGCCCACTGGTCCACGCTGGCCGACCGGACGAGCCGCGGGGGCACCGACACGATCACGGGCCTGAACGGCTCCGGACGCTACGTTCGGGTGTTCTGTACCGCGCGCGGGACCCGGTTCGGCGACTCGATCTGGGAGCTGCAGATCTTCGGCCACTAA